The following are encoded in a window of Leptodactylus fuscus isolate aLepFus1 chromosome 9, aLepFus1.hap2, whole genome shotgun sequence genomic DNA:
- the MTF2 gene encoding metal-response element-binding transcription factor 2 isoform X1: MRDATAVGNSLVLKRSPFQKNKKALKSLTKAPVRHGQKTKRKACKFEEDQDVLARWSDGLFYLGTIQKIDKFHQSCFILFEDSSTSWVLWKDIQTGATESGEMVCTICQEEYSEAPNEIVICDKCGQGYHQLCHTPKIDPSVIDTDEKWLCRQCVFATTTKRGGAVKKGPNAKALQAMKQTLPYNLEDLEWDVGHKTNVQQCYCYCGGPGEWYLKMLQCCKCKQWFHEACVQCLQKPMLYGDRFYTFICSVCNSGPEYLKRLSLRWVDIAHLCLYNLSVIHKKKYFDSELELITYINDNWDLLHPGELADTPKAERYEHILDALNENKTMFMSGKEIKKKKHLFGLRIRVPPVPPNAAVKLEKEESTSHEFKIKGRKSSKLLPVTKEENNTEVKKRKPVGRPPGSHRRKILQNDTCNSPCPKMESDAILKTNPFDLSDPRKKADVTTFSSSNSDLESNGAASSKETTSVSLPSPPSEMRRVTRTGRSWSTTIPPPKKRGRHPRKALQAHNSDNGRNDERKEDSQLTGLNTDLVKNGTDHDLQLHHLKNSITNYFGAAGRIACGEKYRVLARRVTPDGKVQYLVEWDGATAS, translated from the exons ATGAG AGACGCAACTGCTGTAGGCAATTCACTGGTCCTTAAAAGATCCCCTTTCCAAAAAAATAAGAAGGCCTTGAAGTCCTTGACTAAAGCACCTGTACGGCATGGACAGAAGACTAAGAGAAAAGCTTGCAAATTTGAGGAAGATCAGGATGTCTTAGCACGATGGTCAGATGGATTGTTTTATCTTGGAACTATCCAAAAG ATAGATAAATTTCACCAGAGCTGTTTTATCCTATTTGAGGATAGTTCCACATCTTGGGTGCTGTGGAAAGACATTCAGACGG GAGCTACAGAAAGTGGGGAAATGGTTTGTACAATATGTCAGGAGGAATATTCTGAAGCACCAAATGAAATTGTCATTTGTGACAAGTGTGGGCAAG GTTACCACCAGCTCTGCCATACTCCTAAGATTGACCCCAGCGTGATTGATACCGATGAGAAGTGGCTGTGTCGGCAGTGCGTGTTCGCCACAACAACCAAG AGAGGAGGAGCCGTCAAGAAAGGTCCAAATGCCAAAGCCCTGCAAGCCATGAAACAAACGCTACCCTATAACTTGGAAGACTTAGAATGGGATGTAGGTCACAAGACCAATGTACAGCAATGCTACTGCTATTGTGGCGGCCCAGGAGA GTGGTACCTGAAGATGCTGCAGTGCTGCAAATGCAAACAGTGGTTTCACGAGGCTTGTGTGCAATGCTTGCAGAAACCTATGCTTTATGGTGACAG gttTTATACGTTTATTTGTTCAGTCTGTAATTCTGGACCAGAATACCTCAAACGTCTATCCTTACGATG GGTAGACATAGCACACCTATGCCTATACAATCTAAGTGTTATTCATAAGAAGAAGTACTTTGATTCAGAACTTGAACTCATCACCTACATAAATGATAATTGGGATCTACTGCATCCTGGCGAG CTGGCAGACACCCCCAAGGCAGAACGATATGAGCACATTCTGGATGCATTAAATGAAAATAAGactat GTTCATGTCTGGAAAGGAAATTAAGAAGAAGAAACATTTGTTTGGTCTGAGAATTCGGGTTCCTCCTGTTCCTCCAAATGCTGCTGTTAAACTTGAGAAGGAAGAAAGCACGTCCCACGAGTTCAAGATCAAGGGCCGAAAGTCATCGAAGTTACTGCCTGTTACAAA AGAGGAAAATAATACTGAAGTAAAGAAAAGGAAACCGGTGGGTCGTCCTCCAGGTTCACACAGAAGAAAGATCTTACAGAATGACACCTGTAATAGTCCATGTCCG AAAATGGAGAGCGATGCAATATTGAAGACGAACCCTTTTGACCTATCTGATCCAAGAAA GAAAGCGGACGTCACCACTTTTTCATCCAGTAACTCTGATTTAGAGTCCAATGGAGCTGCCAGTTCAAAAGAAACTACCTCAGTCAGTCTCCCCAG TCCTCCATCAGAAATGAGAAGAGTTACACGCACAGGACGTTCTTGGTCTACCACTATCCCACCACCTAAAAAGCGAGGCCGTCACCCTCGAAAAGCCCTTCAAGCTCACAATTCGGATAACGGAAGGAATGACGAAAGGAAAGAGGATTCTCAGCTCACTGGACTTAACACTGATCTAGTAAAAAATGGCACAGATCATGACTTGCAGTTACATCACCTGAAGAATTCAATCACCAATTACTTTGGGGCAGCTGGCAGAATAGCGTGCGGCGAAAAATACCGTGTTTTGGCTCGCCGAGTAACCCCTGATGGGAAGGTGCAGTATCTTGTGGAGTGGGATGGGGCCACTGCTTCCTGA
- the MTF2 gene encoding metal-response element-binding transcription factor 2 isoform X2, whose product MVRWIVLSWNYPKDKFHQSCFILFEDSSTSWVLWKDIQTGATESGEMVCTICQEEYSEAPNEIVICDKCGQGYHQLCHTPKIDPSVIDTDEKWLCRQCVFATTTKRGGAVKKGPNAKALQAMKQTLPYNLEDLEWDVGHKTNVQQCYCYCGGPGEWYLKMLQCCKCKQWFHEACVQCLQKPMLYGDRFYTFICSVCNSGPEYLKRLSLRWVDIAHLCLYNLSVIHKKKYFDSELELITYINDNWDLLHPGELADTPKAERYEHILDALNENKTMFMSGKEIKKKKHLFGLRIRVPPVPPNAAVKLEKEESTSHEFKIKGRKSSKLLPVTKEENNTEVKKRKPVGRPPGSHRRKILQNDTCNSPCPKMESDAILKTNPFDLSDPRKKADVTTFSSSNSDLESNGAASSKETTSVSLPSPPSEMRRVTRTGRSWSTTIPPPKKRGRHPRKALQAHNSDNGRNDERKEDSQLTGLNTDLVKNGTDHDLQLHHLKNSITNYFGAAGRIACGEKYRVLARRVTPDGKVQYLVEWDGATAS is encoded by the exons ATGGTCAGATGGATTGTTTTATCTTGGAACTATCCAAAAG ATAAATTTCACCAGAGCTGTTTTATCCTATTTGAGGATAGTTCCACATCTTGGGTGCTGTGGAAAGACATTCAGACGG GAGCTACAGAAAGTGGGGAAATGGTTTGTACAATATGTCAGGAGGAATATTCTGAAGCACCAAATGAAATTGTCATTTGTGACAAGTGTGGGCAAG GTTACCACCAGCTCTGCCATACTCCTAAGATTGACCCCAGCGTGATTGATACCGATGAGAAGTGGCTGTGTCGGCAGTGCGTGTTCGCCACAACAACCAAG AGAGGAGGAGCCGTCAAGAAAGGTCCAAATGCCAAAGCCCTGCAAGCCATGAAACAAACGCTACCCTATAACTTGGAAGACTTAGAATGGGATGTAGGTCACAAGACCAATGTACAGCAATGCTACTGCTATTGTGGCGGCCCAGGAGA GTGGTACCTGAAGATGCTGCAGTGCTGCAAATGCAAACAGTGGTTTCACGAGGCTTGTGTGCAATGCTTGCAGAAACCTATGCTTTATGGTGACAG gttTTATACGTTTATTTGTTCAGTCTGTAATTCTGGACCAGAATACCTCAAACGTCTATCCTTACGATG GGTAGACATAGCACACCTATGCCTATACAATCTAAGTGTTATTCATAAGAAGAAGTACTTTGATTCAGAACTTGAACTCATCACCTACATAAATGATAATTGGGATCTACTGCATCCTGGCGAG CTGGCAGACACCCCCAAGGCAGAACGATATGAGCACATTCTGGATGCATTAAATGAAAATAAGactat GTTCATGTCTGGAAAGGAAATTAAGAAGAAGAAACATTTGTTTGGTCTGAGAATTCGGGTTCCTCCTGTTCCTCCAAATGCTGCTGTTAAACTTGAGAAGGAAGAAAGCACGTCCCACGAGTTCAAGATCAAGGGCCGAAAGTCATCGAAGTTACTGCCTGTTACAAA AGAGGAAAATAATACTGAAGTAAAGAAAAGGAAACCGGTGGGTCGTCCTCCAGGTTCACACAGAAGAAAGATCTTACAGAATGACACCTGTAATAGTCCATGTCCG AAAATGGAGAGCGATGCAATATTGAAGACGAACCCTTTTGACCTATCTGATCCAAGAAA GAAAGCGGACGTCACCACTTTTTCATCCAGTAACTCTGATTTAGAGTCCAATGGAGCTGCCAGTTCAAAAGAAACTACCTCAGTCAGTCTCCCCAG TCCTCCATCAGAAATGAGAAGAGTTACACGCACAGGACGTTCTTGGTCTACCACTATCCCACCACCTAAAAAGCGAGGCCGTCACCCTCGAAAAGCCCTTCAAGCTCACAATTCGGATAACGGAAGGAATGACGAAAGGAAAGAGGATTCTCAGCTCACTGGACTTAACACTGATCTAGTAAAAAATGGCACAGATCATGACTTGCAGTTACATCACCTGAAGAATTCAATCACCAATTACTTTGGGGCAGCTGGCAGAATAGCGTGCGGCGAAAAATACCGTGTTTTGGCTCGCCGAGTAACCCCTGATGGGAAGGTGCAGTATCTTGTGGAGTGGGATGGGGCCACTGCTTCCTGA